The Klebsiella sp. RHBSTW-00484 genome includes a window with the following:
- the dusC gene encoding tRNA dihydrouridine(16) synthase DusC, whose amino-acid sequence MRVLLAPMEGVLDSLVRELLTEVNDYDLCITEFLRVVDQLLPVKSFYKLCPELHNNSLTPSGTRVRIQLLGQYPQWLAENAARAVELGSWGVDLNCGCPSKLVNGSGGGATLLKDPELIYRGAKAMREAVPDHLPVTVKVRLGWDSGERQFEIADAVQQAGASELVVHGRTKEDGYKAERINWQAIGEIRQRLTIPVVANGEIWDWQSAQGCLAVTGCDSVMIGRGALNVPNLSRVIKYNEPRMPWPEVVGLLKKYAHLEKQGDTGLYHVARIKQWLGYLRKEYLEASELFSAVRALQDSKSIARTINDWRS is encoded by the coding sequence CGCGAGTTGCTGACCGAAGTGAATGATTACGATCTCTGCATCACCGAATTTTTGCGCGTGGTGGATCAGCTCCTGCCGGTAAAATCGTTCTATAAGTTGTGTCCGGAATTGCACAACAATAGCCTGACGCCGTCCGGTACTCGCGTGCGCATTCAGTTGCTCGGGCAATATCCGCAATGGCTGGCGGAAAACGCCGCCCGCGCGGTCGAGCTTGGCTCCTGGGGCGTTGACCTCAACTGTGGCTGTCCGTCAAAGCTGGTCAACGGCAGCGGCGGCGGGGCGACGTTGCTCAAAGACCCTGAACTTATCTATCGCGGCGCGAAGGCGATGCGCGAGGCTGTGCCGGATCATCTACCGGTAACGGTCAAAGTACGTCTGGGCTGGGATAGCGGCGAGCGGCAATTTGAAATCGCCGATGCGGTTCAGCAGGCGGGGGCCAGCGAGCTGGTGGTTCACGGGCGCACCAAAGAGGACGGTTATAAAGCGGAGCGCATCAACTGGCAGGCGATCGGCGAAATTCGTCAGCGCCTGACCATCCCGGTGGTCGCCAACGGCGAAATCTGGGACTGGCAAAGCGCCCAGGGTTGTCTGGCGGTAACCGGCTGCGACTCGGTGATGATTGGCCGCGGCGCGCTGAACGTGCCGAACTTAAGCCGGGTGATCAAATATAACGAACCGCGCATGCCCTGGCCTGAGGTGGTCGGGCTACTGAAAAAATACGCTCACCTGGAAAAACAGGGCGACACCGGTCTTTATCACGTTGCGCGTATCAAACAGTGGTTGGGTTATTTACGTAAAGAATACCTTGAAGCCTCTGAGCTTTTTAGCGCGGTACGCGCCCTGCAGGATTCAAAGAGCATCGCGCGCACAATTAACGACTGGCGTAGTTAA
- the bglG gene encoding transcriptional antiterminator BglG: MQIAKVLNNNVVVVVDEQQREQVVMGRGLAFQKRVGDSLDESKIEKVFALQSDELVGRLGELLSQIPLEVMTTCDRIIDLARGRLGKLQDSLYITLTDHCHFAIERQKNGMAIRNVLLWEIKRLYPKEFELGQEARAIIAKRLGVELAEDEAGFIALHLVTAQLNSEMPEVMHVTRVMQEILQLVKYQLTLNYDEESLSYQRFVTHLKFFAQRMLTRTVVEDDDVTLHSAVKDNYPKAWKCAETVARHLQKSYQRSLTTEEIMFLAIHIERVRKEGR, encoded by the coding sequence ATGCAAATCGCCAAAGTACTTAATAATAATGTAGTGGTGGTTGTAGATGAGCAGCAGCGCGAACAGGTGGTCATGGGCCGAGGACTTGCCTTTCAAAAACGCGTTGGTGACTCTCTTGATGAAAGTAAAATTGAAAAGGTCTTCGCGCTGCAGAGCGATGAACTGGTTGGCCGTTTAGGCGAATTACTCAGTCAGATACCGTTAGAAGTGATGACCACCTGCGATCGGATTATCGATCTGGCGCGCGGTCGTCTCGGTAAGTTACAGGACAGTTTGTACATTACCCTGACCGATCACTGCCACTTTGCGATTGAGCGGCAAAAGAACGGCATGGCGATTCGTAACGTCCTGCTGTGGGAAATTAAGCGGCTGTATCCGAAGGAGTTTGAGTTAGGACAGGAAGCGCGGGCGATTATTGCCAAACGGCTCGGGGTTGAGCTTGCCGAAGATGAAGCCGGGTTTATCGCCCTGCATCTGGTCACGGCGCAGCTTAACAGCGAAATGCCGGAGGTGATGCACGTTACCCGCGTCATGCAGGAGATCCTGCAACTGGTGAAGTATCAGCTGACGCTCAACTACGACGAAGAGTCGTTGAGCTATCAGCGCTTTGTCACCCATCTTAAGTTTTTCGCCCAGCGGATGCTGACGCGAACGGTGGTGGAAGATGACGATGTGACGCTGCACAGCGCGGTAAAGGATAACTACCCGAAAGCGTGGAAATGTGCAGAAACCGTTGCCCGGCATCTGCAAAAGAGCTATCAGCGGTCGCTGACGACGGAAGAAATTATGTTTCTCGCCATTCATATTGAAAGGGTGAGAAAAGAGGGTCGCTAA
- a CDS encoding glycoside hydrolase family 1 protein → MKTFPQAFLWGGATAANQVEGAYLEDGKGLSTSDIQPNGGIFSEVVERVPGDSSIKDVAIDFYHRYPEDISLFAEMGFNCLRVSIAWTRIFPNGDDAQPNEAGLAYYDKLFDEMAKHNITPLVTLSHYEMPWALVKNYGGWGNRKVIGFFDRYARTVFARYQAKVKLWLTFNEINMSLHAPMTGVGLPADSSKAEVYQAIHHQLVASALATKACHEIVPEGKIGNMLLGGLMYPLSCKPDDIFETLQQNRSWQFFGDVQCRGTYPGYMLRYFRDNGINIEITDADREALKETVDFISFSYYMTGCVTADEELNKKARGNILSMVPNPHLASSEWGWQIDPLGLRTLLNVLWDRYQKPLFIVENGLGAKDKVEADGSINDDYRISYLNDHLVQAREAIEDGVELMGYTSWGPIDLVSASKAEMSKRYGFIYVDRDDQGNGTLARSRKKSFNWYKEVIATNGGSLKE, encoded by the coding sequence ATGAAGACATTCCCACAGGCGTTTTTATGGGGCGGTGCGACCGCGGCAAATCAGGTCGAAGGCGCTTATCTGGAGGACGGAAAAGGACTGTCGACTTCTGATATCCAGCCAAACGGCGGCATTTTTAGCGAGGTTGTGGAACGCGTACCGGGCGATAGCAGCATTAAAGATGTCGCCATCGATTTCTACCATCGTTACCCGGAAGATATCAGCCTGTTTGCTGAAATGGGCTTTAACTGCCTGCGTGTGTCGATTGCCTGGACGCGTATTTTCCCTAACGGTGATGATGCGCAGCCAAACGAAGCGGGACTGGCCTATTACGATAAGCTGTTTGATGAAATGGCGAAGCACAACATCACGCCGCTGGTGACCCTGTCGCACTACGAGATGCCGTGGGCGCTGGTGAAAAACTACGGCGGTTGGGGCAACCGCAAGGTCATTGGTTTCTTCGATCGTTATGCTCGCACTGTGTTTGCGCGCTATCAGGCTAAGGTCAAACTGTGGCTGACCTTCAACGAAATCAATATGTCCCTGCACGCGCCGATGACTGGCGTCGGCTTGCCCGCTGACAGCAGCAAAGCCGAAGTTTATCAGGCGATTCACCATCAGCTGGTGGCGAGCGCGCTGGCGACGAAGGCCTGCCATGAGATCGTCCCGGAAGGCAAAATCGGCAACATGCTGCTCGGCGGCCTGATGTACCCGCTCAGCTGCAAACCGGACGATATTTTTGAAACCCTGCAGCAGAACCGCAGCTGGCAGTTCTTCGGCGATGTACAGTGCCGCGGCACTTATCCGGGCTATATGCTGCGCTATTTCCGCGATAACGGCATTAATATTGAGATCACCGATGCCGATCGCGAAGCTCTGAAAGAGACGGTTGATTTCATCTCCTTTAGCTACTATATGACCGGCTGCGTCACCGCCGATGAAGAGCTGAACAAAAAAGCGCGCGGCAATATTCTCAGCATGGTGCCGAACCCGCACCTGGCAAGCTCGGAATGGGGCTGGCAGATTGACCCGCTGGGCCTGCGTACGCTGCTGAACGTGCTGTGGGATCGCTATCAGAAACCGCTGTTTATCGTTGAAAACGGCCTTGGCGCGAAGGATAAAGTCGAAGCTGATGGCAGCATCAACGATGACTATCGCATCAGCTACCTCAACGATCACCTGGTGCAGGCGCGCGAGGCGATTGAAGATGGCGTTGAGTTAATGGGCTACACCAGTTGGGGGCCAATCGACCTGGTGAGTGCGTCGAAGGCGGAGATGTCCAAGCGCTACGGCTTTATCTACGTCGATCGCGATGACCAGGGCAACGGCACCCTGGCGCGCAGCCGCAAGAAAAGCTTCAACTGGTATAAAGAAGTGATTGCCACTAACGGCGGCAGCTTAAAAGAGTAA
- a CDS encoding class I SAM-dependent methyltransferase — MSQNIYDDPAFFAGYATLDRSVKGLEGAPEWPTIQQMLPPLSGLRVVDLGCGYGWFCRWAREQGATQVEGLDISSRMLDRARETTDGEGIRYRCEDLQTLTLPANSCELVYSSLALHYLPDVAPLFTTVYQALTPGGTLLFSAEHPIYTAPPHQGWQEDENGQKSWPVSHYQQEGERISNWFADGVKKQHRKLSSWINLLVAAGFVIEHLDEWGPTAEQIAAQPALDEEKERPMIFLLRARKPG, encoded by the coding sequence ATGAGTCAGAACATCTATGACGATCCCGCTTTTTTTGCCGGATACGCCACCCTCGATCGCTCGGTAAAAGGGCTGGAAGGCGCACCTGAGTGGCCAACCATTCAGCAAATGCTTCCGCCATTATCGGGATTACGCGTTGTTGACCTCGGCTGCGGCTACGGCTGGTTTTGCCGCTGGGCCCGTGAGCAGGGTGCAACACAGGTAGAAGGACTGGATATCTCCAGCCGGATGCTCGATCGCGCCCGCGAGACGACCGATGGTGAAGGGATTCGCTATCGCTGCGAAGATCTACAGACCCTCACCCTGCCCGCCAATAGCTGCGAGCTGGTTTATAGCTCGCTGGCGCTACACTATCTGCCCGACGTCGCGCCGCTGTTCACCACCGTTTACCAGGCATTGACCCCCGGCGGTACGCTGCTGTTTTCCGCCGAACATCCTATTTACACCGCCCCGCCGCATCAGGGCTGGCAGGAAGATGAGAACGGACAGAAGAGCTGGCCGGTGAGCCACTATCAGCAGGAAGGCGAGCGTATCAGCAACTGGTTTGCCGATGGCGTCAAAAAGCAGCACCGCAAGCTTTCCAGTTGGATAAACCTGCTGGTCGCCGCCGGTTTTGTTATTGAGCATCTGGATGAATGGGGGCCAACGGCGGAGCAAATTGCCGCCCAGCCCGCGCTGGATGAAGAAAAAGAGCGACCGATGATTTTTCTGTTGCGCGCGCGCAAACCGGGATAA
- the mdtQ gene encoding multidrug resistance outer membrane protein MdtQ, with translation MNLNLSKRVLASLPLAIALAGCAPSHDISNPVQQQTPVSHVSMELPAAVKNGWPQSNWWQDYHDPQLNSLIQRALANAPDMQIAEQRIRLAEAQARMSQSNLGPSLDFSADVERQKMSSEGLMGPFATDTDGNTGPWYTNGTFGLTAGWDLDLWGKNRALLKARIGEVKAQVAEEAQTRELLASSVARLYWQWQTEAAIKNVLIQVKSEQNNIVTVDTALYQRGITNSAEGAESDINVSKTDQQLADVAGNMKEIEARLMALTNNQSQALNLHPTELPAVSAQMPTELGYELLARRPDLQVAHWYIEASLSEIDAAKAAFYPDINLMAFLQQDALHLSDLFRHSAQQMGVTAGLTLPIFDSGRLNANLDIASAQNSLSVAKYNKAVVDAVNQVAKTASQVETLMAKNQQQQQVEKDTQRIVALAQARMNAGILSGSRVSLAKLPALQERVTALRLHGQWLDASIQLTSALGGGYHQAAK, from the coding sequence ATGAACCTGAACTTGAGCAAACGCGTCCTGGCCAGCCTGCCATTGGCTATCGCGCTGGCTGGCTGTGCGCCATCGCACGATATTAGCAACCCGGTGCAGCAGCAAACCCCGGTATCCCACGTCTCAATGGAACTGCCCGCAGCCGTAAAAAACGGCTGGCCGCAGAGCAACTGGTGGCAGGATTACCACGACCCGCAGCTCAATAGCCTGATTCAGCGCGCGTTAGCCAACGCACCGGATATGCAGATTGCTGAACAGCGAATCAGGCTGGCGGAAGCGCAGGCGCGGATGTCGCAGTCTAACCTGGGGCCGAGTCTGGATTTTTCCGCCGATGTTGAACGGCAAAAAATGTCCTCCGAAGGCCTGATGGGGCCGTTTGCTACCGATACTGATGGCAACACCGGGCCGTGGTATACCAACGGAACCTTTGGCCTGACGGCGGGTTGGGATCTGGATCTATGGGGTAAAAATCGCGCCCTGCTGAAGGCGCGTATTGGTGAAGTTAAAGCGCAGGTTGCTGAAGAGGCGCAGACTCGCGAACTGCTGGCCAGCAGCGTCGCCCGCCTTTACTGGCAGTGGCAGACTGAAGCCGCCATCAAAAATGTACTGATTCAGGTGAAGAGTGAGCAGAATAATATCGTGACCGTGGATACGGCGCTGTATCAGCGTGGGATCACCAACTCGGCCGAAGGGGCGGAGAGCGATATTAACGTCAGCAAAACCGATCAGCAGCTCGCCGATGTTGCGGGCAACATGAAAGAGATTGAGGCCCGGCTGATGGCGCTGACCAACAACCAGAGTCAGGCGCTAAACCTGCATCCGACCGAACTGCCTGCTGTTAGCGCGCAGATGCCAACGGAGCTAGGCTACGAGCTGCTGGCGCGGCGTCCGGATTTACAGGTTGCGCACTGGTATATCGAAGCTTCTCTGAGCGAAATCGATGCCGCCAAAGCGGCGTTTTATCCGGATATCAACCTGATGGCTTTCCTGCAACAGGATGCGCTGCACCTCAGCGATCTGTTCCGCCACTCCGCACAGCAGATGGGCGTGACCGCCGGTCTGACGCTGCCTATTTTTGATAGCGGTCGCCTGAACGCGAATCTGGATATCGCCAGCGCGCAGAATAGCCTGTCGGTGGCGAAGTACAATAAAGCGGTAGTTGATGCGGTTAATCAGGTAGCGAAAACGGCCAGCCAGGTTGAGACGCTGATGGCAAAAAATCAGCAGCAACAGCAGGTAGAGAAAGATACTCAGCGGATAGTCGCTCTGGCGCAAGCGCGGATGAATGCCGGGATACTCTCCGGTTCACGCGTCAGCCTGGCGAAGCTGCCCGCATTGCAGGAGCGAGTCACCGCACTACGACTGCACGGTCAATGGCTTGATGCCAGTATCCAACTGACTTCCGCGCTGGGTGGCGGGTACCATCAGGCGGCGAAGTAA